One window from the genome of Zymoseptoria tritici IPO323 chromosome 11, whole genome shotgun sequence encodes:
- the M3YPp1 gene encoding histidine kinase (Histidine kinase): protein MSSWNDRLRRSVNFLMGDPRASVIMWGPQRTMIYNEHYKCILEKKHPCAMGRSLGEVWPEVPVLADAIARADETGCSSQTDRELHFVERLGYLEEVYGSWTLVAVLCGEQSMFYATIIETTEQVVYERQKDSLLRVEKETADARSEAEYWSGIARGLESNNQDAPWAVVYSSKPARSSSGACTVASHDIDFASREWKLEARLGILDAATPLTIDAEWSAAHFTPSFEAGMTSGEVQLLRLSDGTFAPHLHSVSTSRAYGDCCDSAVLIPVGRLNTGYFSGFLIMGINSRRAYAEPYQAWIKLLLQQLSSSLSSLNVIEEENRRIQRAAEQAALDRTQLTAKLALTEREARNNELRFRTIADHVPVAMYEISVEGDILYANDSYFELLGLDRNNLHPFCWVDTIHESSMETYEAQFEKLTAGESVQYEAMMKKPFIANDVLHGKWIEGETWILMAGYAVRNADGSIKSIQGALIDISRQKWMERSQERRMQELVELKRQQERFMDMVGHEIRNPPSAITLCAESILDSLESALETSNSVITIDRESIESHIENAEVITTCIQHQRRIIDDVLTLSKLDSGLLVIAPCEVQPSHLIEQSLRMFTGEFQESGINLQYNIDQSYYDLDINWVLLDPSRLLQINLNLVTNAIKFTRNEPTRNITVTLAASRTKPTHSPNGTTYLDAAMPDKSTPLASPALTSAELTDSVYLMIAVHDSGIGIPAQELSNIFLRFQQSSPKTHVRYGGSGLGLFISRELARLQGGKIGVASEHGKGSVFEFYVRTKRCAKPEGGKMSFGGPGDAGDGRRTSLRRMVSNYEGKGGRRAGSPKREGGGTGVGQSERKKFHVLLVEDNLVNQKVMAKQLMKAGHVVALANHGREAVEYVQRTKFASGDGAGEELDVVLMDIEMPIMDGLEATRLIRSMESSGALHGTVPVIAVTANARGEQQMTAREAGVNAIVTKPFQMAELMHEIHRVAARCRSSNA, encoded by the exons ATGTCATCATGGAACGACCGTCTACGAAGATCGGTGAACTTCCTGATGGGAGACCCACGGGCGTCGGTTATTATGTGGGGTCCTCAAAGGACGATGATCTACAACGAGCACTACAAATGCATTCTCGAAAAGAAGCATCCTTGTGCCATGGGCAGATCTCTGGGGGAGGTCTGGCCTGAAGTCCCGGTGCTCGCGGATGCCATTGCACGTGCCGACGAGACTGGCTGCTCAAGCCAGACAGACCGGGAGCTACATTTTGTCGAGCGTCTTGGTTATCTTGAGGAGGTCTATGGCAGTTGGACTTTGGTTGCTGTCCTCTGCGGAGAGCAGAGTATGTTTTACGCAACAATAATAGAGACGACAGAGCAAGTGGTTTATGAACGACAGAAAGATTCGCTATTGCGTGTTGAGAAGGAAACAGCAGATGCGAGAAGTGAGGCGGAATATTGGAGTGGCATCGCCCGAGGGCTTGAAAGCAACAATCAGGATGCACCGTGGGCGGTGGTCTACTCCAGCAAGCCAGCTCGGTCATCATCTGGAGCATGCACCGTCGCATCTCATGATATCGACTTTGCCTCACGCGAGTGGAAACTCGAAGCACGTCTTGGAATCTTGGACGCTGCCACCCCTCTGACCATTGACGCGGAGTGGTCGGCGGCACATTTCACGCCATCCTTCGAAGCAGGCATGACCAGCGGCGAAGTGCAGCTCTTACGCCTCTCGGATGGCACTTTCGCCCCACATCTCCACAGCGTGTCTACCTCCCGCGCTTATGGAGATTGCTGCGATTCTGCCGTCCTGATACCCGTTGGCAGATTGAATACTGGATACTTCTCTGGCTTCTTGATCATGGGTATCAACAGCAGAAGAGCATACGCTGAACCATACCAGGCGTGGATCAAGCTGCTACTCCAGCAGCTCTCGTCATCTCTGAGTTCGTTGAATGTCATAGAAGAGGAGAATCGCCGCATACAGAGAGCTGCTGAGCAGGCTGCCCTCGACCGCACCCAGCTGACGGCGAAACTTGCTCTTACGGAACGAGAAGCACGAAACAACGAGTTGCGATTCCGAACCATCGCCGACCATGTGCCTGTCGCCATGTACGAGATCAGTGTAGAGGGGGACATTCTTTACGCCAACGACAGTTACTTCGAGCTCCTCGGCCTCGATAGGAATAATCTACATCCATTCTGTTGGGTTGACACGATCCACGAGTCTTCGATGGAGACTTACGAGGCACAGTTTGAGAAGCTGACAGCTGGGGAGTCCGTGCAATATGAGGCCATGATGAAGAAACCCTTCATTGCCAACGACGTCCTTCATGGGAAGTGGATTGAAGGAGAGACGTGGATCCTGATGGCAGGCTATGCTGTAAGGAATGCCGATGGGTCGATCAAGTCGATACAAGGCGCTCTCATCGACATCTCTCGTCAGAAATGGATGGAGAGATCTCAGGAGCGAAGAATGCAAGAACTGGTTGAGCTTAAACGTCAGCAGGAGAGATTCATGGACATGGTCGGCCATGAAATCCGGAATCCGCCCTCGGCCATCACCCTCTGTGCGGAGTCCATTCTCGACAGTCTGGAATCCGCTCTGGAGACTAGCAATAGTGTCATCACCATCGACCGAGAATCCATCGAAAGCCACATCGAAAACGCCGAAGTCATCACGACCTGCATCCAACACCAGCGTCGCATTATCGACGACGTCCTCACCCTGTCCAAGCTGGACTCTGGTCTGCTCGTTATTGCACCCTGCGAAGTCCAACCCAGCCACCTCATCGAACAAAGCCTGCGAATGTTCACCGGCGAATTTCAAGAGTCCGGTATCAATCTCCAGTACAACATCGACCAGTCCTACTACGATCTAGACATTAACTGGGTCCTCCTCGACCCTTCCCGTCTGCTACAAATCAACCTCAACCTCGTCACCAACGCAATCAAATTCACCCGCAACGAACCCACTCGCAACATCACCGTcaccctcgccgcctcccgTACAAAACCAACCCACTCTCCCAACGGCACAACCTACCTCGATGCCGCGATGCCAGACAAATCCACACCTCTCGCCAGTCCCGCGTTGACGTCCGCCGAGCTTACCGACAGCGTGTACCTCATGATTGCAGTTCACGATTCCGGCATCGGCATCCCCGCCCAAGAGCTCTCCAACATATTCCTTCGCTTCCAGCAATCCTCGCCCAAAACCCATGTCCGCTACGGCGGTTCCGGACTCGGTCTCTTCATCTCCCGCGAACTCGCCCGTCTTCAAGGCGGCAAAATCGGCGTCGCGTCCGAACACGGCAAGGGCTCGGTATTCGAATTCTACGTCCGCACGAAACGTTGCGCGAAGCCGGAGGGCGGGAAGATGTCCTTTGGCGGTCCCGGCGATGCGGGAGATGGGAGACGTACGAGTCTGAGGCGCATGGTGAGTAATTACGAAGGAAAAGGTGGGCGGCGGGCGGGTAGTCCTAagagggaaggaggagggacTGGTGTGGGGCAGAGTGAACGGAAGAAGTTCCACGTTTTGCTGGTGGAAGACAATTTGGTGAATCAGAAGGTTATGGCGAAGCAGCTGATGAAGGCGGGACATGTTGTTGCGTTGGCGAACCATGGGAGGGAGGCGGTGGAGTATGTTCAGCGGACGAAGTTTGCGAGTGGAGATGGTGCTGGTGAGGAATTGGATGTTGTGTTGATGGATATTGAGATGCCG ATCATGGACGGCCTCGAAGCGACTCGTCTCATCCGCTCGATGGAGTCCAGTGGTGCATTGCACGGCACTGTGCCGGTTATTGCTGTCACGGCCAATGCGAGAGGAGAACAGCAGATGACAGCTAGGGAGGCGGGAGTAAATGCC ATCGTCACCAAACCTTTTCAGATGGCTGAATTGATGCACGAAATCCATCGGGTCGCTGCGCGGTGCCGGTCATCGAACGCATAG
- a CDS encoding uncharacterized protein (similar to hydrophobic surface binding protein B Aspergillus oryzae (gi|83017070|dbj|BAE53530.1|); and antigenic cell wall galactomannoprotein Aspergillus fumigatus (gi|70981680|ref|XP_746369.1|)), whose amino-acid sequence MHFASLFLSALATTAIASPIVHVKRDATSIISSISAISAQITTLNHTLNTFTPGNLINTFTVLKIQQQTKQVEDAINAAINTAGNSKNLNADDSGKIATASLDFTPKTYSLLDNLQRKKPVFDKAVLGLVSVSSMVKDSLQRQKQLSASFSSTLASKLAEPYKSLAPIISDSVAAAFDKAIKTFSAPSGGLLG is encoded by the coding sequence ATGCACTTCGCCTCTCTCTTCCTGAGCGCCCTGGCGACCACAGCCATTGCCTCTCCAATCGTCCACGTCAAGCGCGATGCAACCAGCATCATCTCCAGCATCTCGGCCATAAGCGCTCAGATCACCACCCTGAATCACACCCTCAACACCTTCACGCCCGGCAACCTCATCAACACCTTCACGGTCCTCAAGATCCAGCAGCAGACCAAGCAGGTCGAAGATGCCATCAACGCCGCCATCAACACCGCCGGCAATTCCAAAAACCTCAACGCTGACGACTCCGGCAAAATCGCCACGGCTTCGCTCGATTTCACGCCAAAGACCTATTCCCTGCTCGACAACTTGCAGCGCAAAAAGCCAGTTTTCGACAAGGCCGTTTTGGGTCTGGTCAGCGTGAGCTCCATGGTGAAGGACAGTCTGCAGCGCCAGAAGCAGTTGAGTGCGTCGTTCAGCTCTACGCTCGCGTCGAAGCTGGCGGAGCCGTACAAGAGTCTTGCGCCGATCATTTCCGATTCGGTTGCGGCTGCCTTTGACAAGGCGATCAAGACGTTCTCCGCCCCGTCAGGAGGATTGTTGGGTTGA